The following coding sequences are from one Nicotiana tabacum cultivar K326 chromosome 1, ASM71507v2, whole genome shotgun sequence window:
- the LOC107819284 gene encoding uncharacterized protein LOC107819284 yields MAATPNTTTALTTVDSTGGGGGSVDELNAKAVHKRYEGLVMVRTKAVKGKGAWYWAHLEPILVHNSDTGLPKAVKLRCSLCDAVFSASNPSRTASEHLKRGTCPNFSNSVAKPISSVPPTTTNVTLTPSPTQLNHRKRSSSGGGGGGVRGGSSSGGGGSVTTTSYQVPPLAIVDPSRFAVELAYSPVVSMATTVVTATGGSGGCMAGSGGCTVGSGGGVYAHQHLMLSGGKEDLGALAMLEDSVKKLKSPKASPGPTLSKSQIDSALDYLADWVYECCGSVSFSSLEHPKFKSFLNQVGLPPLSRRDFVGSRLDAKYEEAKAESEVKIRDAMFFQIASDGWKSKNYGEENLVNLSVNLPNGTSVFRRAVFTSGYVHSKYAEEIFMETISEICGNSLHQCVGIVADKFKAKALRNLENQHHWMVNVSCQYQAFNSLVKDFSKELPLLKNVTGNCLKLANFVNNKSQVRNSFHKYQLQEYGHATLLRIPLRSYERSDFEPVYTLVEDILSSARALQLVLLDESYKILSMEEQIARDIEEMMRSPHFWNELEAVHSLVKLIKTMAQDIQTEKPRVGQCLPLWEELRVKVKDWCSKFHIVEGPVEKVIERRFNKNYHPAWAAAFILDPLYLIRDNSGKYLPPFKCLTPEQEKDVDKLITRLVSREEAHIALMELMKWRTEGLDPVYAQAVQLKQRDASSGKMKIANPQSSRLVWETHLTEFKSLGKVAVRLIFLRASSCGYKCNWSFLRWANAHSHSRVGMDKAQKLIFVAAHSKLQRRDCSNDEDKDAELFSLANSEDDVLNEVFVDTSSV; encoded by the coding sequence ATGGCTGCTACACCAAATACAACCACAGCTTTAACCACCGTGGACTCCACCGGCGGCGGCGGAGGCTCGGTCGACGAACTTAATGCTAAGGCAGTGCACAAGAGGTACGAAGGGCTTGTGATGGTACGGACAAAAGCTGTAAAAGGTAAAGGGGCTTGGTACTGGGCTCACCTTGAGCCTATTTTGGTCCACAATTCTGATACCGGACTTCCTAAAGCTGTTAAACTCCGTTGTTCCTTATGCGACGCCGTTTTCTCTGCTTCTAACCCTTCAAGAACTGCCTCTGAACATCTTAAAAGAGGAACTTGTCCTAATTTCAGCAACTCTGTTGCAAAGCCCatttcttctgtgccaccaactACTACTAACGTCACTTTAACTCCGTCACCAACTCAGCTAAATCACCGTAAACGGAGCTCttctggtggtggtggtggtggggtaCGTGGGGGTAGTTCAAGTGGGGGTGGGGGGAGTGTGACTACAACGTCGTACCAAGTTCCACCTTTAGCAATTGTTGATCCCTCTAGATTTGCTGTTGAGTTAGCCTATTCCCCTGTTGTTTCAATGGCTACTACAGTTGTTACTGCTACTGGTGGCAGTGGTGGTTGTATGGCAGGCAGTGGGGGTTGTACGGTGGGTAGTGGTGGTGGTGTGTATGCACATCAGCATTTGATGTTGTCAGGTGGTAAAGAGGATTTAGGTGCTTTAGCTATGCTAGAAGATAGTGTGAAGAAGCTAAAGAGTCCTAAAGCATCACCTGGCCCAACATTAAGCAAATCCCAGATTGATTCAGCACTTGATTATCTTGCTGATTGGGTGTATGAATGTTGTGGGTCGGTCTCGTTTTCGAGTCTTGAGCATCCAAAGTTTAAATCTTTCTTAAACCAAGTTGGTTTGCCGCCACTCTCAAGGAGAGATTTTGTGGGTTCTAGATTGGATGCTAAGTATGAGGAAGCAAAGGCTGAATCCGAGGTGAAGATTCGTGATGCTATGTTCTTTCAGATTGCATCTGATGGTTGGAAGTCGAAGAATTATGGTGAAGAGAATTTGGTTAATTTGTCTGTGAATCTTCCCAATGGGACCAGTGTCTTTAGAAGGGCAGTGTTCACTAGTGGATACGTGCATTCTAAGTATGCAGAGGAGATTTTTATGGAGACCATTTCTGAAATTTGTGGCAACAGTTTGCACCAATGTGTAGGTATAGTGGCAGATAAGTTTAAGGCCAAGGCTTTGAGGAACTTAGAGAATCAGCATCATTGGATGGTTAACGTTTCTTGTCAGTATCAAGCGTTTAATAGTTTGGTTAAGGATTTCAGTAAGGAGCTTCCTTTGTTAAAGAATGTAACTGGGAATTGTTTAAAGCTTGCGAATTTTGTTAATAACAAGTCTCAAGTTCGGAATAGTTTTCACAAGTATCAATTGCAGGAGTATGGACATGCTACTTTATTGAGAATACCATTGCGTAGTTATGAAAGATCAGATTTTGAACCTGTCTACACATTAGTGGAGGATATACTGAGCTCAGCACGTGCACTTCAATTAGTATTGTTGGATGAATCCTATAAGATATTGTCTATGGAGGAGCAAATTGCTAGAGATATCGAAGAGATGATGAGGAGCCCACATTTTTGGAATGAACTTGAAGCAGTGCATTCACTGGTAAAACTGATTAAGACAATGGCACAGGATATCCAGACAGAGAAGCCGCGTGTAGGGCAGTGCCTTCCTCTTTGGGAGGAGCTTAGGGTGAAAGTGAAGGATTGGTGTTCGAAGTTTCACATTGTCGAGGGACCAGTAGAGAAGGTGATTGAAAGGAGATTTAACAAGAACTACCATCCTGCTTGGGCTGCTGCTTTTATACTTGACCCTCTCTATCTGATTAGGGACAATAGTGGCAAGTACTTGCCTCCATTTAAATGTCTGACACCAGAGCAAGAGAAAGATGTGGACAAGCTCATAACCCGGCTTGTGTCTAGGGAAGAGGCTCACATTGCATTAATGGAGCTTATGAAATGGAGAACTGAAGGACTTGATCCTGTGTATGCTCAAGCTGTACAATTGAAACAAAGGGATGCCAGCTCTGGAAAGATGAAAATTGCTAATCCACAAAGTAGCAGACTTGTGTGGGAAACTCACCTCACTGAATTTAAGTCACTTGGCAAGGTGGCCGTTAGGCTAATCTTCCTTCGTGCAAGTTCATGTGGTTATAAGTGCAACTGGTCTTTCTTGAGATGGGCGAATGCTCATTCCCATTCAAGAGTGGGTATGGACAAGGCTCAAAAATTGATATTTGTTGCTGCTCATTCAAAGCTTCAGAGGAGGGATTGTTCTAATGATGAAGATAAAGATGCTGAGCTTTTTTCCTTGGCAAACAGTGAGGATGATGTTCTAAATGAGGTTTTTGTTGATACATCCTCTGTGTAG